In the Thermomicrobiales bacterium genome, CGATCGCTGGTTCCCACCAAAGGAGGTCCGGCGGACTGATCGGTATATTCAGCTTGCCGCGGCGGCCACCGACGAAGCAGTTCACCAGTCAGGGCTGAAGATCACGACCGCGAATCGCGATCGAGTCGGCGTTGTCATCGGCTCTGCCATGGGTGGCATGGAGACACTGGAGAGCGGCTTCGCGACGTTGGCAACTCGCGGGCCAAACAGGGTCAGCCCGTTTTTTGTGCCAATGATGCTCGCAGACATGGCGTCGGGCATCGTCTCAATCCGTCTCGGCGCGCGCGGGCCAAACCTCGCCACGGTCAGCGCCTGCGCGAGTGGAGCTCACGCGATCGGGGAATCGGCGGCAATGATCGCCCGTGGCGATGCTGATGTCGTAATTGCCGGTGGCGCTGAAGCCGCGATTACGCCGGCCGGTGTAGCCGGATTTGCCGCCGCCGGCGCTCTCTCGACCCGTAATGACGATCCAACCCACGCCAGCAGGCCGTTCGACCGCGAGCGCGACGGGTTCGTGCTTGGCGAAGGGGCCGGTATCCTTGTTCTTGAGTCACTCGAGTCAGCACTCGCGCGGGGAGCAGCGGTGCTCGCTGTCGTCTCTGGTTATGCCGCGACCGCGGACGCCTCGCACATCGTGCAGCCGGGTCCCGAAGGTGAGGGCGCGGCGCGCTCCATGCGCCTGGCAATCGAGCGTGCCGGCCTCACCCCCGCCGATATCTCGTACATCAACGCTCACGGGACTTCGACGAGGCTCAACGATGCATTCGAGACACGATCAATTCGCACCGTGTTCGGCGCGATCACGCCGCCGACGTCATCAACCAAAGGCGCCACCGGCCACCTCCTCGGCGCGGCGGGGGCGGTCGAAGCCGTCTTCTCGGTGCATGCCCTTCAGGCACAGACAATGCCGCCGACAATCAACTACGAGCACCCTGACCCGGAATGTGACCTGGACTACGTGCCAAACGACGCGCGACCGGGGGAGTTGCGTCACATCGTCAGCAACTCGCTCGGTTTCGGTGGACATAACGTTTCACTGGTGTTCAGCGCGTACGAGGAGTAATGCGTTACGCACAGCGAGACCGGCGGTCAACTACGACCGCCGGTCTCGCACATGTCGGATTCACTGATCAGTCGAGATATCCGCGAAGCGTCCTGCTATAGGATGGGTGACGGAGTTTACGCAGCGCTTTTGCCTCGATCTGGCGGATGCGCTCGCGAGTGATGCTGAACTCCCGCCCAACCTCCTCAAGCGTGCGGAACTTACCGTCCTCGAGACCGAAGCGAAGGATGATAATCCGACGCTCCCGTTCCGTCAGCTTGTCCAGCGCGTCGCCGATCTGTCCTCGTAGCAGTTGCTGCGAGGCTAGCTCGAGCGGTGGTGGCATCGAATCATCCTCGATGAAATCCCCCAGGAAGGCATCGCCCTCCTGCCCGACGGGCGCTTCGAGCGACACCGGCAGACGTGAGACATCGAGTACCTGGCGGACCTTTGCGATTGGCACGTCCATCGCGCGGGCGATCTCCTCGTGGGTTGCCTCGCGCTCGAAGATCTGCTGGAGCCGGTGGCCGGTCTTCTTGACCCGATTGATCGTCTCGCCAACGTGAACCGGCAGCCGGATCGTGCGGCTCTGGTCGGAAATGGCGCGCGTGATCGCCTGGCGTATCCACCAGGTCGCGTAGGTCGAGAACTTGAAGCCCCGGCGGTAGTCGAACTTGTCGGTGGCTTTCATCAAGCCGATATTGCCTTCCTGGATCAGATCCAGGAACGAGAGCCCGCGCCCCACGTACTTCTTCGCCACTGAGACGACGAGTCGAAGGTTGGCCTGGATGAGGTGCGACCGAGCCTTCTCTCCGTCGTCGCGATCTGCTTCCAGCTCGCGTCGCTCGGACTCGTCCGCGTAATCACACCGGGCGAGACGGTCGGCAGCGTGCAGCCCACGTTCCATCCGTTTGGCCAGCCAGACCTCTTCCTGCATCGTGAGCAGATCGGTTTCGCCGATCTCCTGAAGGTAGAGGCGGACAGAATCTGTGGCTGCGCCAGCGAGGTAGGCTTCGGCATCGTCACGCGAAGGTCTGGCGAACGGATCTACCTCGGAGACACCGTTGGACGACTCGATGGCCCGGGATCGAGTCAGTTGAAGTCGCGGTGGATTGAGATCAGCGGCTGGTGGATCGTCCAGGATTTCCACGTTATGCTCAAGCAACGAAGACCAGAGTTCGTCAATCGCTGCGATGTCCTCTTCCAACCTGGGAAACGCGGCAATGACCTCATCCGAAAGCAGGAATCCCTGATCCTTACCCTTGGATAGAAGGCTCGATACCATGCTCGATTGCCCCTCCCGCCCGTACGTCTCCAGTCGCTACAGTGGCGTATCGAACGAGTCGGGCGTATTCGCGGGGAGTTGCCGGCGAACGATCGAAGGGGTCCCAGAATGCCGGCTCAATTGGCGAACACGAGTATCCTTGTCATTCGTTGTGGGGTCGCCCGTAGCTTGCCTGATCGGCAGTATACGGCAGGTTTACCCACATTTCAATACGTTGGCAGGCGCGAGCTGACAATTGCCATGCCGAATCGGCTGATTCAGGAGCCTGATCGTGATCACTCTCGGCGTTGACCCGGGCACCGCTCTGCTAGGCTATGGTCTGGTCAGGGGTGAAACCGAACCGTCGCTCATCACCTACGGAGTCGTCTCCACTACGAGTTCCGAGATGATGGAGCAGCGACTGTTGCAGGTCTATGACGCGGTTCGGAAGCTCATCGAAGAGTATGAACCGGACGAGTTGGCGATCGAACAGCTCTTTTTTGCCCGAAACGTGACGACCGCTCTCGCCGTCGGCCAGGCACGGGGCGTCGTTTTGCTCGCGGCGGCACAGAGCGGGATACCTGTATTCGAGTA is a window encoding:
- the ruvC gene encoding crossover junction endodeoxyribonuclease RuvC, translating into MITLGVDPGTALLGYGLVRGETEPSLITYGVVSTTSSEMMEQRLLQVYDAVRKLIEEYEPDELAIEQLFFARNVTTALAVGQARGVVLLAAAQSGIPVFEYKPSEVKQTISGYGKADKQQIQQMVQVLLEMDEIPTPDDAADALAVAICHVHFSRMTRQYGIRVR
- the rpoD gene encoding RNA polymerase sigma factor RpoD, with translation MVSSLLSKGKDQGFLLSDEVIAAFPRLEEDIAAIDELWSSLLEHNVEILDDPPAADLNPPRLQLTRSRAIESSNGVSEVDPFARPSRDDAEAYLAGAATDSVRLYLQEIGETDLLTMQEEVWLAKRMERGLHAADRLARCDYADESERRELEADRDDGEKARSHLIQANLRLVVSVAKKYVGRGLSFLDLIQEGNIGLMKATDKFDYRRGFKFSTYATWWIRQAITRAISDQSRTIRLPVHVGETINRVKKTGHRLQQIFEREATHEEIARAMDVPIAKVRQVLDVSRLPVSLEAPVGQEGDAFLGDFIEDDSMPPPLELASQQLLRGQIGDALDKLTERERRIIILRFGLEDGKFRTLEEVGREFSITRERIRQIEAKALRKLRHPSYSRTLRGYLD
- the fabF gene encoding beta-ketoacyl-ACP synthase II, producing MSDRAGANPVVVTGVGCVTPLGIGSADSWNRVVAGAGGVVAIDRFDTSGFPVRIAAQVPGFSGDRWFPPKEVRRTDRYIQLAAAATDEAVHQSGLKITTANRDRVGVVIGSAMGGMETLESGFATLATRGPNRVSPFFVPMMLADMASGIVSIRLGARGPNLATVSACASGAHAIGESAAMIARGDADVVIAGGAEAAITPAGVAGFAAAGALSTRNDDPTHASRPFDRERDGFVLGEGAGILVLESLESALARGAAVLAVVSGYAATADASHIVQPGPEGEGAARSMRLAIERAGLTPADISYINAHGTSTRLNDAFETRSIRTVFGAITPPTSSTKGATGHLLGAAGAVEAVFSVHALQAQTMPPTINYEHPDPECDLDYVPNDARPGELRHIVSNSLGFGGHNVSLVFSAYEE